One Streptomyces sp. B21-105 genomic region harbors:
- a CDS encoding DUF6629 family protein, whose translation MCWSATADLVAGAGLLALGGAGVARVRDRRDLPLAALPLLLGAHQIVEAFVWDAGGGSGPATVVWTVIALPLLAVWVPAGVWCAAPPSARRGASFTLAVGVATAVPLAYGIAAGPVTAEIRGHRVGYVVGLPYPPVLVAGYLVATVGSLLLSGDRRLRALGAVVAVGAAVCFALWRLEFVSTWCAFAAVCSVMLLGWTRAPRREVSHIFRRPQL comes from the coding sequence ATGTGCTGGAGTGCGACGGCCGATCTGGTGGCGGGGGCCGGGCTGCTCGCCCTCGGAGGGGCCGGCGTGGCCCGGGTACGCGACCGCCGGGACCTTCCGCTGGCCGCGCTGCCGCTGCTCCTCGGCGCGCACCAGATCGTGGAGGCCTTCGTCTGGGACGCGGGCGGGGGCAGCGGGCCCGCCACCGTCGTCTGGACCGTGATCGCGCTGCCGCTGCTGGCGGTGTGGGTGCCCGCGGGGGTGTGGTGCGCGGCCCCGCCGTCCGCCCGGCGCGGCGCCTCGTTCACGCTGGCCGTCGGCGTCGCGACCGCCGTGCCGCTCGCGTACGGCATCGCCGCCGGTCCGGTGACCGCCGAGATCCGCGGGCACCGGGTCGGCTACGTCGTCGGCCTGCCGTACCCGCCCGTCCTGGTCGCGGGGTACCTGGTGGCCACGGTCGGTTCGCTGCTGCTGTCGGGCGACCGCCGGCTGCGGGCCCTGGGGGCGGTGGTCGCCGTGGGGGCGGCGGTCTGCTTCGCGCTGTGGCGGCTGGAGTTCGTGTCGACGTGGTGCGCCTTCGCCGCGGTGTGCTCGGTGATGCTGCTCGGCTGGACCCGGGCACCGCGTCGTGAGGTGAGTCACATCTTCCGTCGACCGCAACTTTAG
- a CDS encoding sigma-70 family RNA polymerase sigma factor, whose protein sequence is MTDRSSTVPAPPSTATGATTDAAAAATAEYARIYAEQQPRLVAYARSLTRNAWTAEDLVAEAHFRVWRRLAAGHEIDNVPAYLRTTVRHLAIASGSAARETPSDPQAQAQDRAETGTHGEDPAERVAGVDLVVRVLGQLPERWVKALWLAEAEGQPLAAIGPQLGTKDGATAVLLHRAREGMRQAFLRAQTGAPDDPACQVHWARMPAYVRGAATARQSERLLGHVDTCDACRASLAALMRANGRLPAFVGPALVVLALGGGAKFLPVFTAAPAGATGLVGGHGAGVLHGMRHSVSAGAGTPAATAGALVVGAAVACLVLGWPDSAPAPHPPAARAPVAGAPVAGAPVAEAPLDRGPVAGTAVSPSPSPTAARAEDAGPSAQETDEVEGAAPRAPETVGAPRGGTGPADRAARQPAPAAEPAARPTPAPADETPAKPPQKTPRDDVPGGTPGTPEPTPPADHPDPEPPQTTDPAPEDPHAGGEVGHNGDGGHDGAGGGHGKGGHGKGGHGKGGHGKGSKGRDQGSEAGRPGCPADPPPTGRGNSPDLRPQPHPRSQAGAAPDREAGHHDAPRAARPR, encoded by the coding sequence ATGACCGACAGGTCTTCCACGGTGCCCGCCCCGCCCTCCACGGCCACCGGCGCCACCACTGACGCTGCCGCTGCCGCCACCGCCGAGTACGCCCGGATCTACGCGGAGCAGCAGCCGCGGCTCGTCGCCTACGCCCGCTCGCTCACCAGGAACGCCTGGACCGCCGAGGACCTCGTCGCCGAGGCCCACTTCCGCGTGTGGCGCCGCCTGGCCGCGGGCCACGAGATCGACAACGTGCCGGCCTATCTGCGGACGACGGTGCGGCATCTCGCGATCGCGTCCGGGAGCGCGGCGCGCGAGACTCCGAGCGACCCGCAGGCGCAGGCTCAGGACCGCGCCGAGACGGGCACGCACGGGGAGGATCCGGCCGAGCGGGTGGCCGGCGTCGATCTGGTGGTCCGGGTGCTGGGCCAGTTGCCGGAGCGCTGGGTGAAGGCGCTGTGGCTGGCGGAGGCGGAGGGGCAGCCGCTGGCGGCGATCGGACCGCAGCTCGGCACCAAGGACGGTGCGACGGCCGTCCTCCTGCACCGGGCGCGCGAGGGCATGCGCCAGGCCTTCCTGCGGGCGCAGACCGGCGCTCCGGACGACCCCGCGTGCCAGGTCCACTGGGCCAGGATGCCGGCGTACGTCCGTGGCGCCGCGACCGCGCGCCAGAGCGAGCGGCTGCTCGGGCACGTGGACACGTGCGACGCGTGCCGGGCGTCGCTCGCCGCGCTGATGCGCGCCAACGGCCGGCTACCCGCGTTCGTCGGCCCGGCCCTGGTCGTCCTCGCCCTGGGCGGTGGCGCCAAGTTCCTGCCGGTCTTCACCGCGGCACCGGCCGGCGCGACCGGCCTGGTCGGCGGCCACGGTGCGGGCGTGCTGCACGGGATGCGCCATTCCGTGTCGGCCGGCGCCGGCACACCCGCGGCGACGGCGGGCGCGCTCGTGGTGGGCGCGGCCGTGGCGTGTCTCGTCCTCGGCTGGCCGGACTCCGCGCCGGCGCCGCACCCGCCGGCGGCCAGGGCGCCGGTGGCCGGGGCGCCGGTGGCCGGGGCGCCGGTGGCCGAAGCTCCGCTCGACCGGGGTCCGGTGGCCGGGACAGCGGTGTCACCGTCGCCGTCACCGACCGCGGCGCGGGCCGAGGACGCCGGCCCTTCGGCGCAGGAGACCGACGAGGTCGAGGGAGCGGCCCCGCGCGCACCGGAGACCGTCGGCGCGCCGCGGGGCGGCACCGGCCCGGCCGACCGGGCGGCGCGACAGCCCGCGCCCGCCGCGGAACCCGCGGCGCGACCCACACCCGCTCCGGCGGACGAGACCCCGGCGAAGCCCCCGCAGAAGACGCCGCGCGACGACGTCCCCGGTGGCACGCCCGGCACGCCGGAACCCACCCCGCCGGCCGACCATCCCGATCCCGAGCCCCCGCAGACGACGGACCCCGCACCCGAAGACCCGCACGCCGGCGGTGAGGTCGGGCACAACGGTGACGGCGGGCACGACGGTGCCGGGGGCGGGCACGGGAAGGGCGGGCACGGGAAAGGCGGGCACGGGAAAGGCGGGCACGGGAAAGGCTCGAAGGGCCGCGACCAGGGCTCCGAGGCCGGCCGACCCGGCTGCCCGGCCGACCCCCCGCCCACCGGACGCGGAAACTCGCCGGACCTGCGTCCGCAGCCGCACCCGCGTTCACAGGCCGGGGCGGCCCCGGATCGCGAAGCCGGCCACCACGACGCCCCACGCGCAGCGCGCCCGCGCTGA
- a CDS encoding purine-cytosine permease family protein yields MTTTESSPTAPPTSPTSQATKETLEDYTLRFAPRSYRRWTPMVVATTALGGIAYMADFSIGAGIGLAHGTGNALVAIAVAAVVIFVTGFPLAYYGARYNIDLDLITRGSGFGYYGSVLTSVIFASFTFIFFALEGSIMAQGLKLGLGLPLWLGYLVSTLMVIPLVIYGMKALSKLQVWTTPVWLLLMVGPLVYLVATDPGTVDRFLAYAGTDGEGGVDTASVLLGAGVCLSLIAQIGEQIDYLRFMPPKTEANKRSWWTAVIMAGPGWVILGALKQAIGVFLAVYIIAEVGADAAPEPIQQFKGAFDAMMPSWLVIPLAVALVVISQIKINVTNAYSGSLAWTNSFTRVTRHYPGRMVFVLVNLGFALALMEADMFSFLNDILGFYSNCAIAWVVTVATDIGVNKYLLKLSPLQPEFRRGMLHAVNPVGVVAFVAASGLSIAMYFHALGDTLQPYSPVAAAVIAFVLTPFMAAVTKGRYYLRRTEDGIDEALLDADGNPAATTYDCHVCHQSYERPDVAACPTHDAVVCSLCLSTDKTGDHVLPEQAPVV; encoded by the coding sequence ATGACGACCACCGAGTCATCCCCCACCGCCCCGCCGACGTCCCCCACCAGTCAGGCGACGAAGGAGACCCTGGAGGACTACACCCTCCGCTTCGCGCCCCGCAGTTACCGCCGCTGGACCCCCATGGTCGTCGCGACAACCGCCCTCGGCGGTATCGCCTACATGGCCGACTTCTCCATCGGCGCCGGCATCGGACTCGCCCACGGCACCGGCAACGCGCTCGTGGCGATCGCCGTCGCCGCGGTCGTCATCTTCGTCACCGGCTTCCCGCTCGCCTACTACGGCGCCCGCTACAACATCGACCTGGACCTGATCACCCGCGGCTCCGGCTTCGGCTACTACGGCTCGGTGCTGACCAGCGTCATCTTCGCGAGCTTCACCTTCATCTTCTTCGCCCTCGAGGGCTCGATCATGGCGCAGGGCCTGAAACTGGGGCTCGGACTCCCCCTGTGGCTGGGCTACCTGGTCTCCACGCTGATGGTGATACCGCTGGTGATCTACGGCATGAAGGCGCTCAGCAAGCTACAGGTGTGGACGACACCGGTCTGGCTGCTGCTGATGGTCGGCCCGCTGGTCTACCTGGTCGCCACCGACCCGGGCACGGTCGACCGCTTCCTCGCCTACGCCGGCACCGACGGCGAGGGCGGGGTCGACACCGCGTCCGTGCTGCTGGGCGCGGGCGTGTGCCTGTCGCTCATCGCGCAGATCGGCGAGCAGATCGACTACCTGCGTTTCATGCCGCCCAAGACCGAGGCGAACAAGCGCAGTTGGTGGACCGCCGTCATCATGGCCGGCCCCGGCTGGGTGATCCTCGGCGCGCTCAAGCAGGCCATCGGCGTGTTCCTCGCCGTGTACATCATCGCCGAGGTCGGCGCGGACGCCGCGCCCGAGCCGATCCAGCAGTTCAAGGGGGCGTTCGACGCGATGATGCCGTCCTGGCTCGTGATCCCGCTGGCCGTGGCACTCGTCGTGATCAGCCAGATCAAGATCAACGTGACCAACGCGTACTCCGGCTCGCTGGCCTGGACCAACTCCTTCACCCGCGTCACCCGGCACTACCCCGGCCGCATGGTCTTCGTCCTGGTCAACCTCGGCTTCGCGCTGGCCCTGATGGAGGCCGACATGTTCAGCTTCCTCAACGACATCCTCGGCTTCTACTCGAACTGCGCCATCGCCTGGGTGGTCACCGTCGCCACCGACATCGGCGTCAACAAGTACCTGCTGAAACTGTCGCCGCTGCAGCCGGAGTTCCGCCGCGGCATGCTGCACGCCGTGAACCCGGTGGGCGTCGTCGCCTTCGTCGCCGCGTCCGGTCTCTCCATCGCGATGTACTTCCACGCCCTCGGCGACACGCTCCAGCCGTACTCGCCCGTCGCCGCGGCCGTCATCGCGTTCGTCCTCACCCCCTTCATGGCCGCCGTCACCAAGGGCCGGTACTACCTCCGCCGCACGGAGGACGGCATCGACGAGGCCCTGCTCGACGCCGACGGCAACCCGGCGGCGACGACGTACGACTGCCACGTCTGCCACCAGTCCTACGAGCGCCCCGACGTGGCCGCCTGCCCGACCCACGACGCGGTCGTCTGCTCCCTGTGCCTGAGCACGGACAAGACGGGCGACCACGTGCTGCCCGAGCAGGCTCCGGTGGTCTGA
- a CDS encoding acyl-CoA dehydrogenase family protein, with the protein MTDLLYSEEEEALRSAVRDLLTDRLDPAAVIARTESDAPHDVSLWKTLTGDMGLAGLLIPEELDGQGATHREAAVVLEELGRAVAPVPYLTSAVVATEALLGCGADDLLARLASATTVGALAVGLHTAPGAAFPAVRLENGLLSGELTGIADAVAADLLLVPADDGGLYAVDASAVTVTPQVSFDLTRPLATVTLDGAPAGARLGDAAPAVRRALRAGAALLASEQLGLAEWALTETVRYLKERKQFNRSVGGFQALKHRLAQLWLEVVNLRAAARAAADALTNGEDADLATAVAQAYASGVAVRAAEEALQLHAGIGMTWEHPVHLALKRAKADSIAYGTAGAHRAAVADLVDLRAP; encoded by the coding sequence ATGACCGATCTTCTCTACTCCGAAGAGGAAGAGGCGCTGCGGTCGGCGGTCCGGGACCTGCTGACCGACCGCCTCGACCCGGCCGCCGTCATCGCACGGACCGAGTCGGACGCGCCGCACGACGTCTCCCTGTGGAAGACGCTCACCGGCGACATGGGCCTCGCCGGCCTGCTGATCCCCGAGGAGCTGGACGGACAGGGCGCCACCCACCGGGAGGCGGCCGTCGTCCTCGAGGAACTGGGGCGGGCGGTCGCGCCCGTGCCCTACCTGACGAGCGCGGTCGTGGCCACCGAGGCGCTGCTGGGGTGCGGCGCCGACGACCTGCTCGCGCGACTGGCGTCGGCGACCACGGTCGGCGCGCTCGCCGTGGGGCTGCACACCGCCCCCGGCGCCGCCTTCCCGGCCGTACGACTCGAGAACGGGCTGCTGTCCGGCGAGCTGACCGGCATCGCCGACGCCGTCGCCGCAGACCTGCTGCTGGTGCCCGCGGACGACGGCGGGCTGTACGCGGTCGACGCCTCGGCCGTGACGGTCACCCCGCAGGTGTCGTTCGACCTCACCCGGCCCCTCGCGACCGTCACCCTCGACGGGGCGCCGGCCGGCGCTCGGCTCGGCGACGCCGCACCCGCCGTGCGACGCGCCCTGCGCGCCGGGGCCGCCCTGCTCGCCTCCGAGCAACTCGGGCTGGCGGAATGGGCGTTGACCGAGACTGTGCGCTACCTGAAGGAGCGCAAGCAGTTCAACCGGTCCGTCGGCGGCTTCCAGGCCCTCAAGCACCGGCTGGCGCAGCTGTGGCTGGAGGTCGTCAACCTCCGGGCCGCCGCCCGCGCCGCGGCCGACGCGCTGACGAACGGGGAGGACGCCGATCTCGCGACGGCCGTCGCACAGGCCTACGCGTCGGGAGTCGCCGTGCGCGCCGCCGAGGAGGCACTGCAACTGCACGCCGGCATCGGCATGACCTGGGAGCACCCCGTCCACCTGGCCCTCAAGCGGGCCAAGGCCGACTCGATCGCCTACGGCACCGCGGGCGCCCACCGGGCCGCCGTGGCCGACCTCGTCGACCTGCGGGCCCCCTGA
- a CDS encoding acyl-CoA dehydrogenase family protein, protein MTDAAELQRRTARLLAEHPPATTDRADFLEARFDAGLAWVHYPEGLGGLGAPRSLQAVVDAALEAAGAPDNDPRRIGIGLGMAAPTILKYGTDEQKQRFLRPLWTGEEVWCQLFSEPGAGSDLAALGTRAVRGGDGDWVVDGQKVWTSSAHVARWAILIARTDPDAPKHAGITYFLCDMTDPGVEVRPLRQITGEAEFNEVFLTDVRIPDSRRLGEIGDGWRVAQTTLNNERVAIGGMRLPREGGMIGPVARTWRERPELRTHDLHQRLLKLWVEAEVARLTGERLRQQLASGQPGPEGAGMKLAFARLNQEISGLEVELRGEEGLLYDDWTMRRPELVDFTGRDAGYRYLRSKGNSIEGGTSEVLLNIVAERVLGLPSEPRTDKDVAWKDLAR, encoded by the coding sequence ATGACCGACGCAGCCGAACTCCAGCGCCGCACGGCGCGGTTGCTGGCCGAGCACCCGCCCGCCACGACCGACCGGGCGGACTTCCTGGAAGCCCGCTTCGACGCGGGACTCGCCTGGGTGCACTACCCGGAGGGCCTCGGCGGCCTCGGCGCGCCCCGATCCCTCCAGGCCGTCGTCGACGCCGCGCTGGAGGCCGCGGGAGCCCCCGACAACGACCCCCGCCGCATCGGCATCGGCCTCGGCATGGCCGCGCCGACGATCCTCAAGTACGGCACCGACGAGCAGAAGCAGCGGTTCCTGCGGCCGCTGTGGACGGGTGAGGAGGTCTGGTGCCAGCTGTTCAGCGAGCCCGGCGCCGGCTCCGACCTGGCCGCGCTCGGCACGCGTGCCGTCCGTGGGGGCGACGGGGACTGGGTCGTCGACGGGCAGAAGGTGTGGACGTCCAGCGCCCACGTCGCCCGCTGGGCCATCCTCATCGCCCGCACCGACCCGGACGCGCCCAAGCATGCGGGCATCACCTACTTCCTCTGCGACATGACCGACCCGGGCGTCGAGGTGCGGCCGCTGCGCCAGATCACCGGCGAGGCCGAGTTCAACGAGGTCTTCCTCACCGACGTCCGCATCCCCGACTCGCGTCGGCTCGGCGAGATCGGCGACGGCTGGCGGGTCGCGCAGACCACGCTCAACAACGAACGCGTCGCCATCGGCGGCATGCGGCTGCCCCGCGAGGGCGGCATGATCGGCCCGGTCGCCAGGACCTGGCGCGAACGGCCCGAACTGCGCACCCACGACCTGCACCAGCGGCTGCTGAAGCTGTGGGTGGAGGCCGAGGTGGCCCGCCTCACCGGCGAACGTCTGCGCCAGCAGCTCGCGTCGGGCCAGCCCGGCCCCGAGGGCGCCGGCATGAAGCTCGCCTTCGCCCGCCTCAACCAGGAGATCAGCGGCCTGGAGGTGGAACTGCGCGGCGAGGAAGGCCTGTTGTACGACGACTGGACGATGCGCCGCCCGGAGCTCGTGGACTTCACCGGCCGCGACGCCGGGTACCGCTACCTGCGCTCCAAGGGCAACAGCATCGAGGGCGGGACCAGCGAGGTCCTGCTGAACATCGTCGCCGAGCGCGTCCTGGGCCTGCCGTCCGAGCCGCGCACCGACAAGGACGTCGCCTGGAAGGACCTCGCCCGATGA
- a CDS encoding NADPH:quinone oxidoreductase family protein, with protein sequence MQAWQVHENGEPSEVMRLADVERPTPGEGQVLLRVRAANINFPDVLMCRGHYQVRPPLPFTPGVEICGETEDGRRVIANPALPHGGFAEYAVADAAVLLPAPESLDDAEAAALHIGYQTGWFGLHRRARLEAGETLLVHAAAGGVGSAAVQLGKAAGARVIGVVGGAGKAAVARELGCDTVIDRHAEDVVAAVKEATGGRGADVIYDPVGGEAYAQSAKTVAFEGRIVVVGFASGTIPTPALNHALVKNYAILGLHWGLYNTKNPKLVQHCHEQLTDLAARGAIKPLISERTPLDGAAAAVQRVADGVTTGRVAVVPQNGAAA encoded by the coding sequence ATGCAGGCATGGCAGGTGCACGAGAACGGCGAGCCGAGCGAGGTGATGCGGCTCGCGGACGTGGAGCGGCCCACGCCCGGCGAGGGCCAGGTCCTGCTCAGGGTGCGCGCCGCGAACATCAACTTCCCGGACGTGCTGATGTGCCGGGGCCACTACCAGGTCCGGCCGCCGCTGCCGTTCACCCCGGGCGTGGAGATCTGCGGCGAGACCGAGGACGGCCGCCGTGTCATCGCCAACCCGGCCCTGCCGCACGGCGGCTTCGCCGAGTACGCCGTCGCGGACGCCGCCGTCCTGCTGCCCGCCCCCGAGTCGCTGGACGACGCCGAGGCCGCCGCCCTGCACATCGGCTACCAGACCGGCTGGTTCGGACTGCACCGCAGAGCGCGCCTCGAAGCCGGCGAGACCCTGCTCGTGCACGCCGCCGCCGGAGGCGTCGGCAGCGCGGCCGTACAGCTCGGGAAGGCCGCGGGCGCCAGGGTCATCGGCGTCGTGGGCGGCGCCGGGAAGGCGGCCGTCGCCCGGGAGCTGGGCTGCGACACGGTGATCGACCGGCACGCCGAGGACGTCGTCGCCGCCGTGAAGGAGGCCACCGGCGGCCGGGGCGCCGACGTGATCTACGACCCCGTCGGCGGCGAGGCCTACGCGCAGTCCGCCAAGACCGTCGCGTTCGAGGGCCGGATCGTGGTCGTCGGCTTCGCGAGCGGGACCATCCCGACCCCCGCGCTGAATCACGCGCTGGTGAAGAACTACGCGATCCTCGGCCTGCACTGGGGCCTGTACAACACGAAGAACCCCAAGCTGGTCCAGCACTGCCACGAGCAGCTCACCGACCTGGCCGCCCGCGGTGCGATCAAGCCGCTGATCAGCGAGCGCACGCCGCTCGACGGGGCCGCGGCCGCCGTGCAGCGGGTCGCCGACGGCGTCACCACCGGCCGGGTCGCCGTCGTACCGCAGAACGGAGCCGCCGCATGA
- a CDS encoding helix-turn-helix domain-containing protein → MTTDDVLAEVGPRLRRIRKEREVTLATLSGATGISVSTLSRLESGLRKPSLELLLPIAQAHQVPLDELVGAPPVSDPRVRAKPLVRHGRTFWPLSRQPGGPQAFKVLVPQRDEEPEPRTHEGYEWLYVMSGRLRVVLAEHDVVMTAGEAAEFDTRVPHWFGSTGEGPAEFLSLFGPQGERMHVRARPSQR, encoded by the coding sequence ATGACTACCGATGACGTTCTCGCGGAGGTCGGTCCCCGGCTGCGCCGGATCCGCAAGGAGCGCGAGGTGACGCTCGCGACGCTGTCCGGGGCGACCGGCATCTCCGTCAGCACCCTGTCGCGGCTGGAGTCCGGGTTGCGCAAGCCCAGCCTGGAGCTGCTGCTGCCGATCGCGCAGGCCCACCAGGTGCCGCTGGACGAGCTGGTCGGGGCGCCCCCGGTCAGCGATCCCCGGGTGCGCGCCAAGCCCCTGGTGCGGCACGGGCGCACCTTCTGGCCGCTGTCCCGGCAGCCCGGCGGACCGCAGGCCTTCAAGGTGCTGGTGCCGCAGCGCGATGAGGAGCCGGAGCCGCGCACCCACGAGGGCTACGAGTGGCTGTACGTGATGTCCGGGCGGCTGCGGGTGGTGCTCGCCGAGCACGACGTGGTGATGACGGCGGGGGAGGCCGCCGAGTTCGACACGCGCGTGCCGCACTGGTTCGGATCGACCGGAGAGGGGCCCGCCGAGTTCCTCAGTCTCTTCGGGCCGCAGGGCGAGCGGATGCACGTGCGGGCGCGGCCGTCGCAGAGGTGA
- a CDS encoding ATP-dependent DNA ligase: protein MLLTRLADVSREVAAVPARSRKIALLAELFREADAEDAPLVIPYLAGRLPQGRLGVGWKVLSRPVAPADEPTLSVREADALLTELGTVSGPGSQAERARLVGELMGAATADEQRFLLGLITGEVRQGALDAVAVEGLAQATGAPAADVRRAVMLAGSLQSVARALLTEGPAALQSFRLTVGRPVQPMLAHTAASVTEAVGRLGACAVEEKLDGIRVQVHRDGDDVRLYTRTLDDITDRLPEVTRAARGLAGSRFVLDGEVLALDGAGRPRSFQETAGRVGSRVDVATAAAAVPVSPVFFDVLSVDGRDLLDLPFAERHAELARLAPEPMRVRRTLVSGPEDADAAEEFSRQTLLRGHEGVVVKALDAPYSAGRRGASWLKVKPVHTLDLVVLAAEWGHGRRTGKLSNLHLGARARDGGFVMLGKTFKGMTDAMLTWQTERLRGLAVEENGYVVTVRPELVVEIAYDGLQRSTRYPAGVTLRFARVLRYREDKRPEEADTVETLLAAHPQVRP, encoded by the coding sequence ATGTTGCTGACCCGGCTCGCCGACGTGTCCCGGGAGGTCGCCGCCGTCCCGGCGCGCTCCCGCAAGATCGCCCTGCTCGCCGAACTCTTCCGGGAGGCGGATGCCGAGGACGCCCCCCTCGTCATCCCCTACCTGGCCGGGCGGCTCCCCCAGGGCCGCCTGGGCGTCGGGTGGAAGGTGCTGAGCCGTCCGGTCGCCCCGGCCGACGAGCCGACGCTCTCCGTGCGGGAGGCGGATGCCCTGCTCACCGAGCTCGGCACGGTCTCGGGCCCCGGATCGCAGGCCGAACGGGCGCGGCTGGTGGGCGAGTTGATGGGTGCGGCCACCGCGGACGAACAGCGCTTCCTGCTCGGCCTCATCACCGGCGAGGTCCGGCAGGGCGCGCTGGACGCCGTCGCCGTGGAGGGACTGGCGCAGGCGACCGGCGCGCCCGCGGCGGACGTGCGGCGGGCGGTGATGCTGGCCGGGTCGCTGCAGTCGGTGGCGCGGGCGCTGCTCACGGAGGGACCCGCGGCGCTTCAGTCGTTCCGGCTCACCGTGGGCCGCCCGGTGCAGCCGATGCTCGCGCACACCGCGGCCTCCGTCACCGAGGCGGTCGGCAGGCTCGGCGCGTGCGCGGTGGAGGAGAAGCTGGACGGCATCCGCGTCCAGGTGCACCGCGACGGCGACGACGTGCGCCTGTACACCCGCACCCTGGACGACATCACCGACCGCCTGCCCGAGGTGACCCGGGCGGCGCGAGGGCTGGCCGGGTCGCGTTTCGTCCTGGACGGCGAGGTCCTCGCCCTCGACGGGGCGGGTCGCCCGCGTTCCTTCCAGGAGACCGCCGGCCGGGTCGGCTCCCGGGTGGACGTGGCGACGGCCGCGGCGGCGGTGCCGGTCTCCCCCGTCTTCTTCGACGTGTTGTCCGTGGACGGACGGGACCTGCTCGACCTGCCGTTCGCCGAGCGGCACGCGGAGCTGGCCCGGCTGGCGCCCGAGCCGATGCGGGTGCGCCGCACCCTCGTGTCGGGCCCCGAGGACGCCGACGCGGCGGAGGAGTTCTCCAGGCAGACGCTGCTGCGCGGCCACGAGGGCGTCGTCGTCAAGGCGCTGGACGCCCCCTACAGCGCGGGCCGGCGCGGCGCGTCCTGGCTGAAGGTCAAGCCCGTGCACACCCTCGACCTGGTGGTCCTGGCCGCCGAATGGGGCCACGGGCGGCGCACCGGCAAGCTCTCCAACCTGCACCTCGGCGCCCGCGCGCGGGACGGCGGGTTCGTGATGCTCGGCAAGACCTTCAAGGGCATGACCGACGCGATGCTGACCTGGCAGACGGAGCGCCTGCGGGGGCTGGCCGTCGAGGAGAACGGGTACGTGGTGACCGTCCGCCCCGAACTCGTCGTCGAGATCGCCTACGACGGACTGCAGCGCTCCACCCGCTACCCGGCCGGCGTCACCCTGCGCTTCGCCCGCGTGCTGCGCTACCGCGAGGACAAACGGCCCGAGGAGGCGGACACGGTGGAGACCCTGCTCGCCGCCCACCCGCAGGTGCGCCCGTGA
- a CDS encoding NUDIX domain-containing protein produces MTARTSAGLLLFRHAEKGLEVLLGHMGGPYFAKKDAGAWTVPKGEYASDEPAWEAARREFREELGLEPPDGEPIALGEVRQTGGKTVTVWAVEADLDPAAVEPGTFTMEWPPRSGRTREFPELDRVAWYGLDRAREVIVTAQAAFLDRLAEHSSPSA; encoded by the coding sequence GTGACCGCGCGCACAAGTGCCGGCCTGCTGTTGTTCCGGCACGCCGAAAAGGGCCTGGAGGTGTTGCTGGGCCATATGGGCGGCCCCTACTTCGCGAAGAAGGACGCCGGCGCGTGGACCGTCCCCAAGGGCGAGTACGCGTCCGACGAGCCCGCCTGGGAGGCGGCCCGACGCGAGTTCCGCGAGGAGCTGGGGCTGGAGCCGCCCGACGGTGAGCCGATCGCGCTCGGCGAGGTGCGGCAGACCGGCGGCAAGACCGTCACGGTGTGGGCCGTCGAGGCGGATCTCGACCCGGCCGCCGTCGAGCCGGGCACGTTCACCATGGAGTGGCCGCCCCGCTCGGGCCGCACCCGGGAGTTCCCGGAACTCGACAGGGTCGCCTGGTACGGCCTGGACCGCGCGCGTGAGGTGATCGTCACGGCGCAGGCCGCGTTTCTGGACCGGTTGGCGGAGCACTCGTCACCGAGCGCCTGA